Part of the Sporomusa termitida genome, TGGCGGACCAACAACACCCTGCCGCAGGTAAATGACTGGAAGCTGGTTGTCGATAAGGGCGCCGGCGACGCCCGCAATGAACACCCCTCTTCATTGGCGGTGTTTAACGGCCATATCTACATTGGTACGGCCATTGAAGCAGCGATTCTAAGCATCAGCCCTGACGCTCCGCTGGTAGCGCCGAAGGGCTTTGATGTCATCCGGGTTGCGCCCGATGACAGCTGGGAATTAATAGTAGGGGGCATCCCGGTCAGCCCCACAGAACCAGTAACCGGCACGCGCGGTCTGCCGTTAAGCGGCTATCCTTCCGGCTTCGGCGATCTAACCAATGGCTACTGCTGGCAGATCCAGGCTTTCGACGACAAACTTTATCTTGGCACCTGGAGCTGGAATAATCTGATACCGCAGATTATCTCTGTGATCCCTGATGTCGTGGAATCATTGCTGCCGGCTAATACGGCGGACTCAATTACACAATTTCTTAGATTAATCTTTTCCGCTTATCTGATTAAAGCGCTCTATATTATCGGCTACAGATCACTTGGCTGTGATCTCTGGGAATCAAATGACGGCATTCTCTGGCTGCCGGTTTCTCTAAATGGTTTGGGTAATCCCTATAATTATGGTGTAAGCAACTTATTTGCTGCCTCTGACCAAAAACTATATCTGGGGACGGCAAATCCGTTCCAGGGCTGCGAAGTCTGGGTAAAAAACGCGCAGTAAAAATAAGAGATTAATCTAGACCTGCTGCCGGAGTCCTGCTTAGAGGAGGGGCCACCACAGTTTAACAGGGTACAAACCAAAGCAGCTTGCCCTAATTAGGGAAAGCTGCTTACTCGCTGCACTCTGTCAGTGAATACCAAAACATTGCCTGTCAGTCTTCAGCCCAGAAACATTACGGTCAAGCTAATATACAGGGATATTCTGCCTGAACATCTCGGCAATGATCGTTTCCATCGTATACATTCCCGGCGACTTGCCGATCAGAAAATTTACTGCAAAAATAGCACCCTGGCCAAAAGCGGCCCTGCTGATGCTTTCATGGGACAGCCGGATCGTCTGGTTCGGCATGCCAAAGATGATTTCATGGCGGCCAACAATGCCGCCGACGCGGATAGAATTCAAATGCTCCTCCACATTAAGGCTAAGCACATTGGCAATTCTTTTCGCGGTTCCCGATACCTCTTTTTTCCCTTTAAAATGCTCCTCAACGATCTCAATGTCGGCATGGGGCGCTATTTTTTGCAAAATCTGCGCCGCAACCATCAATACGTTAATCCCTAACGTAATATTAGGAGAATAAAGTACAGGCGCAAACTCTGCATAGGATTTCAGTATTTCCAGTTCTTCCTGTTCATATTGGGAAATGGCGGAAATAATGGGTATTCCCGCCTGCGCTGCTTTTGCGTACAAATATACACCCGTCGAGTCCGAAAAATCTACCAAAGCATCTACCGGCCTCTCTCTAAAAAAACTATCATCAATGTCATCAGCAGAGAATATTTCCCCTGCATCAAACTCATGCCCCAACAAACGGCTGGCATATTTTTGATGATCAGTATCACCTTTGCGAACTACCCAAACCAGAGTAAATAAGCTGTCCTGCAAAAATTCATTAGCAACAACTTTACCTGTTTTCCCAAAACCGAAAATACCAATCCTGATTTTCCCCATTATATTCCTCCTTAAAACTGTAGTTTGTTTTTTTTCTACCGCCATCCTGCATGTGATAGAAAACTTTCAAAACCAGCTTTTGAGAAGGATCCTCAAAGACATTTAATTGCCTTTGAAGAACGGCAGGACAAATACATCCTTCTCTTTCAACGCCTACGAGGTTAGCTGACGGATTCGGGCAGAAAGAAATTCGCCCTACCTGGCTTACCCAGGATTCACCCCAAAAATGGTTCCCCCGCTTCCATTAAATGAAACTCGGCGATTGCCGTTAGCCCAAACAGAGACTCCTTATGTTTAATAATACCTTATTTCCCTTTTATTTACAACTTTAAGTGATAGTGGCACCTATCATTGCTGCCTAACCTATCAACTTACGCCGTTCTTAAATCATATCATTTATAACGACTATTTACAAGACAAAACCACCGTCCCCATGTCAGCAAAACGGTAAAACTCCTGCGTGCGGCCTGACGGCAGGAGTCTTAGCACGTAAACATGGTTAAATCAGCCCGTAAGCCTTCATTTCAGACCGGAGAAGCTCAAGATTGTCCTCACTGATTTCGGTTAACGGCATCCGGCATTGACCGGCCTTATACCCCAGCAGGTTAACAGCGGCTTTAATCGGAATCGGGTTTACCTCGCTAAATAATGCTTTGATAAGATTAAGGGTCTGCAGTTGCAGTTTGATGGCACCGGCAACATCTCCCTGGATGAATTTCATCACCATATCGTGAGTATCCCGGGGGATGATGTTGGCCATAACCGAGATAACCCCCTTACCACCGAGTGACAATACCGGCAAGACCATGTTATCATCACCGGAATATACGGTAAAATCCTCACCGCACAGATTTACCACATCGCCGACCTGACCCAGGTTACACTCTTTAACGGCAATAATATTGTCTATTGCTGCCAATGCTTTTATCGTCTCCGGATTCAGATTTAAATTGGTTCTACCGGGTACATTGTACAGGATTAACGGTATGCTGACACTGTCGGCAATAAGCTTAAAATGCCCGTACAAGCCCTTTTGTGTAGCTTTATTATAATATGGCGTAACCGATAATAACCCGTCAGCCCCAACTGCTTCCGCTGCTTTCGATAATTCGATGGCATGCCGGGTATCATTGCTGCCGGTACCGGCAATAACCGGTACCCGTTTGTTAATTGCGTTTACCGCAAATTTAATCGCGGCAATATGCTCGTCATCCGGCATTGTGGAGGCTTCGCCGGTAGTGCCGCAGATGATAATGGCATCTGACCCGCCTTTAATCTGAAACTCAATCAGCTCTGTGAACGCCTGATAGTCAATGCCATTGTGTGTAAAGGGAGTTACAATAGCTACGCCGGAGCCGGTAAATAATGGTTTTTTCATTAGTCTAACCGCCTTTATTTAATATTTTTACATTAGATCTCACTTATACAACGCGTTAAAAAGCCGGGCAACCGTATGTGTTGGCAAAACAGCACACGTCACGCCTTATGGTGGAGTGTTATTTACTTTATTATTCTACCATATTCCGGATAAAAAAAGCATCTTTCCCGGCCATTATCGCCTAATTTCAGAAAAGTCATTACCTGCTGTCGCCCGCTCTTACCCCCTGCTGTCATTGTTAATATTTATTCTCAGCCGCAGGGACATACCTCTCCCTGCCACACACTAAAAGCTGCTTTTTAACGACAGAACAGAGTAATTCTCTGATTTACTTACACAAATACTATCAATATTCCAATTCCGGCAGCAGAAATCCTGCCGCATCAGCATGAATTTAACAGCTGACCTGCCTATTCTGCCAGAATCAAAATTACATCTGTATCGAGCGTTAAAATGTTTTGTTATACCCTATTGACAAAAAACCGTTGTCCTGTGATAATGAATAATAAGTAAACAACCCCCGCTGCATAATGCCGGTAAACGAATCAAACTGTAAACAAGCTGGCCTTTGCAAGAGAAAATTGACTAATTAAATCACCACAAGTGATGATTGGGATGAAAGCAACAGGAGAAACGCTCCAGAGAGCCGGCGGTTGGTGTAAGCCGGTGTGTGACTGTTGCCGTTACCTCGCCCATGAACTCTTCAGTTGACATGTATACATTATGAAGTATACATCAGATTGAAGCGCGGCCCGGCGTTAAGGGAATGTCCCGTCATACCAACGGGCATAAGAGTACAATGTAGGGTGGTACCGCGAATTCGCCCCTACTGGCAGAGCGATCTGTCAGTAGGGGTTTTTACTTTTCTTAGGGAGGGTTAAGGCATTTAGTTGTTGTCATACCGTTAGCGGCAGCATTAAAAAAAAGAAAAGGTGGAGAATTTATATGTTTAATGTGCGCAGTAGTATCAAAAAGTGGTCCTCAGCTACCCTGGCCCTGGTATTTGCCGCTTCAGTCACCGGCTGCGGCGGCAGCCAGCCGGCAGCCCCGGCCAGCCCGGAAGCAGGCGCCCCGGCCAAAATCGGGGTAGTATCGTATCTTACCGGTGGCGGCGCTGCTTATGGCGAAGCGATTAAACAGGGCCTGGAGCTGGCCCGGGACGAAATCAACACCCAGGGCAAAGTCAAAATCGAGCTCATTTTTGAAGACTCTAAAGGGGATAAAAATGAAGCCATTAATGCCACCAATAAACTCATTCATAAAGACAATGTAATCGGCATTATCGGTCCGACCCTGAGTGGGGAAATGTTTGCCGTGGGTCCGATTGCCACTCAGGCCGGGGTATCGATTATGGGTACTTCGACCACCGCTGAGGGGATAACAGATATCGGCGACTATGTCTTCCGCAATGCCTTACCGGAGTCCCTGGCCATTCCCCATGCGGTAAAAAAGGCCCAGGAAAAACTCGGCTTAAAAAAAGTGGCCGTCATGTATTCAAACAACAATGACTGGGCCGTATCCGGCTTTAAAACCTTTGAGCAGGCGATAAAAGACAATGGCCTGGAAACCGTTGCTGTTGAAACCTTTGCTGATAAAGACACTGATTTTTCTGCTCAGCTAACCAAGATTGCCACCCTTAAACCAGATGCGATTATGATTGCCGGCTTATATCAGGAAGCGGCACTCATCTTGAAAAAGGCCAGGGAGGTCGGCATTACCGTGCCGATTGTCGGCAATAACGGTTTCAATTCCCCCCAATTGATTAAAGCCGGCGGCGCGGCGGCGGAAGGGGTTGTTGTGGCCAGCCCCTGGTTCCCGGGCAAAAACGATGAAAAAGTTAAGCAATTCGTGGCTGCCTACCAAGCAAAATATAACAAAGAACCTGACCAGTTTGCCGCTCAGGCTTATGATGCCTTATATATTATGGCCGCTGGGTTGGAAAAAGCCGGCACCACAACCGACCGGAAAAAGCTCAGGGACAGCCTGGCCAACGTCAAAGATTTCCCTGGTGTTACCGGCAAATTTGCTTTTGATGCCAAACGCAACCCGGCAATGGATGTTACCATCCTCGTCGTCAAAGACGGCCAGTTCACAGAATTAAAATAAATATAAAAGAAAAATGAGGAGTGAAGTTCGTGTTCTTGCAGCAAGTGGTCAACGGCCTCACTTTAGGTAGTACCTATGCAGTCATTGCCTTAGGCTATACTTTAATCTTCGGCGTATTAAACATTGTGAATATGGCTCATGGCGAAATATTCATGATCGGGGCTTTTGTCGGCTTGATGCTTGTCACAAAGTTCAATTTCGGTATTGTTGGCGCCCTGGCCGGGGCAATGATTATCGGGGCAGTGCTTGGTTACCTGTTGGAACGGGTAGCCTTGCGGCCTCTGCGCCGCAAGGAAGTCTCCCATCTGGCGCCGCTGATCAGTACGATTGGGGTATCTATTTTTCTGGAAAGTGTCGCCCTTAAGGTATTTGGACCGCAGGCCCAGTCTTTTCCGACAATGTATGCGGGCCAGCTGCTGGATCTGGGAATATTTAAAATTTCATTTATCCAGCTTATTATTCTGGCTATCTCCTTCGGTCTCATGTTCGTGCTGCGCTTTTGGCTGGCCAAAACCAAAGCCGGCAAATCAATCCGGGCTACGGCCGAAAATATTGAAACAGCAGGTCTCTTAGGCGTTGACACCCGCCGGGTCATTGTCATGACGGTTATGCTGGCTTCCGGGCTCGGGGCCGTAGCCGGTGTCCTTGTCGGGCTGGCCTTTAATGCCGTCGAACCGACCATGGGCATTACTATGGGTTTTAAAGGCTTAGCGGTATTAATACTGGGTGGTCTTGGCAACATAACCGGCGCCATGGTTGGCGGCTTACTCTTAGGTATTGCGGAGGTATTTAGTGTCGCCTACGGTGATTCCTCCTACCGCGATGCCGTCGCCTTCGGCTTAATTATGATCTTATTATTTGTGCGCCCCCAGGGTCTGTTTGGCGGCAGCACGCCCCAGGGAGGGCGGTAACCATGGATACCCTCTTAAATCCCTACTATCTCCAGATTCTGATGTTTGTTCTGATTAACGCCATGTTAGGTATCAGTATTTATTTAACCCTGGCGACAGGACAGTTATCACTGGGGAATGCCGGTTTTATGAGCGTAGGCGCCTATACCTCCGCCCTATTGACACTAAAACTCGGGCTGCCCGTATATCTGGCCATACCGGCCGGCGGCTTGGCGGCCTGCCTGATGGCGGCAGTAATCGGCATTCCGGCTACCAGGCTGCAGGGAATATACCTGGCGATTGCCACCCTCGGTTTTGGGGAGGTTGTCCGCGTCATCATTCTCAACCTGAAACTTACGAACGGGGCTTTAGGCCTTGCCGGCATCCCCTCCTTAGGTGTGCTGATCGGCAAACAGCTCTCGGCCCTCGGGTATAGCCAGGGCTTGGCCGGCTTCAGCCTGCAGCAGCTCAGCAATTTATCTGTCATCGCCATTTTGGCGGCGATCCTGGCTTTTATCGTTTTCTTTGCCGTCCGGCTGCGCACTTCCAGAATCGGCCGGGCCTTTGCCGCCATTAAGGCTGATGAGCATGCGGCGGAAGTGTCAGGTGTAAATACCACCAATTACAAGCTGCTGGCTTTTTTTCTCGGGGCTTTTGTGGCCGGGATCGCCGGCGGGTTAGCCGCCCATATTACTTTTTACATTGGACCCAAGGATTTTTCCTACCATCGGGCCGTTGAAATCCTGCTCTTTGCCGTGTTCGGCGGCAGTAATGTGGTGTGGGGACCGCTGCTGGGCTCGGTCATACTGACAACCCTGCCGGAAGTGCTGCGGTCGGCTGCCGACTACCGGGCCATGATTTATGGCGGTATTCTTGTTGTCATGATGATCTTCCGCCCCCAGGGACTGATCAGCGAGGAAACCATCCGGTATTGGCAGTCCAGGCTTAAGAGTTCGACCACGAACGAACAGCCGGAACCTACAAGGAGGTCAGCAGGATGATCCTGGCACTGGAAAAAATCAGCAAAAACTTTGGGGGTCTGGCGGCGTTATCTAATATCAGCTTTCATGTCAATAAGAGTGAAATCCTCGGGGTAATCGGCCCTAACGGCGCCGGCAAGACCACTCTTTTCAACCTGATTACCGGCGTATTGCCGCCTAGTGAAGGCCAGATTGTTTACCGGGATAAAGCCATCGTCGGTTTAAAGCCCCATAAGATTGCAAAACTGGGGATTTCCCGGACCTTTCAGAATATCCGCCTGTTCGGTCAGATGACCGCGCTGGAGAATGTTATGGTTGGCGCTCACTGCCGTACGCACGCCGGCCTTTGGCAAGGCTTATGGCAGACCAGAACCCAGCAGCAGGAAGAAAAAACCATTAAGGGCCAAGCCCGCACCCTGCTGGAACTAACAGGCATCGGCGATCAAGCAGATACCCTGGCCGGCGCTCTCTCTTATGGTAAACAACGGCGTCTTGAAATTGCCCGGGCCCTGGCCTCTGATCCTGAATTGCTATTGTTGGATGAGCCTGCCGCCGGCATGAATGAGAGTGAAACAGACGACTTGCGCTTACTGATTGCCCAAATACAGCAACTGGGCAAGGCAGTAATCCTGATTGAACATGACATGCACCTGATGATGAACGTATGCGAGCGTTTTGTCGTGTTAAATTTTGGCCGGAAGATTGCCGAAGGCTCCCCGGCCAGCATCCAGGAGAATCCCCAGGTGATTGAGGCCTATCTGGGCAAGGAGGATATGGGCGATGCTTGAGATTTCACAATTAATTGCCGGTTATGGAAATATCAAAGCACTAAAGACCGTCAACCTTTCGGTCCCCAAAGGTACCATTGTCTCCCTGATTGGCGCCAATGGGGCCGGCAAGACAACAACAATGAAAGCAATTATGGGCATGGTTCAGCCGGCGGCAGGCCAAATCTCCTTTCAGGGGCATAACATTACCGGCCTGGCTGTGCATAAGGTAGTCAATAGGGGGATATCACTCGTGCCTGAAGGCCGCAGCATATTAGCGCAAATGACGGTGCTGGAGAATTTGGAGATGGGGGCTTATCAGCGTACAGACAACGCTGTCCAGCATGATCTGGAAAAAGTTTTTGCCCGCTTTCCGATATTGGCGGAACGCCGGCAGCAGCCGGGAGGAACTTTGTCCGGTGGTCAGCAGCAAATGCTGGCCATTGGCCGGGCCTTAATGGCCCGGCCAAAGCTGCTGCTCCTGGATGAGCCTTCCATGGGCTTAGCCCCGCTGGTAGTTGCTGATATATTTAAAGTAATCCGGGAAATTAATGCCGAAGGCACAACCATCCTGCTGGTTGAGCAAAACGTCCGCCAGGCAATCAAGATTGCTCATTATGCATATGTCATGGAAACAGGCCGGATCGTTCTCCACGGCCCAGCCGCTGAGATTGCTAATGATCCCAGAGTAATGGAAGCATATTTGGGCGGCCGAAAAGTTTGCTAGCTAACCGCAATACTCCTGGCAATGAACAAATCTAAACCCCACTTGCCCTGAAATAATAAACCGTGTTGAATTTGCCAGTGAAATTTAACACGGTTTTTCGACATGCGTACAGACTATTGGCCATTTCCTTACAACACAGTGACAGCTGCGGTCAGCCGGAAACCATTGATAAATAGGTTTATCAGATCATCAGATTTATCCCCTGGGCTATTCTCCGGCCCAATTCGC contains:
- a CDS encoding ABC transporter ATP-binding protein, encoding MLEISQLIAGYGNIKALKTVNLSVPKGTIVSLIGANGAGKTTTMKAIMGMVQPAAGQISFQGHNITGLAVHKVVNRGISLVPEGRSILAQMTVLENLEMGAYQRTDNAVQHDLEKVFARFPILAERRQQPGGTLSGGQQQMLAIGRALMARPKLLLLDEPSMGLAPLVVADIFKVIREINAEGTTILLVEQNVRQAIKIAHYAYVMETGRIVLHGPAAEIANDPRVMEAYLGGRKVC
- the dapA gene encoding 4-hydroxy-tetrahydrodipicolinate synthase, translated to MKKPLFTGSGVAIVTPFTHNGIDYQAFTELIEFQIKGGSDAIIICGTTGEASTMPDDEHIAAIKFAVNAINKRVPVIAGTGSNDTRHAIELSKAAEAVGADGLLSVTPYYNKATQKGLYGHFKLIADSVSIPLILYNVPGRTNLNLNPETIKALAAIDNIIAVKECNLGQVGDVVNLCGEDFTVYSGDDNMVLPVLSLGGKGVISVMANIIPRDTHDMVMKFIQGDVAGAIKLQLQTLNLIKALFSEVNPIPIKAAVNLLGYKAGQCRMPLTEISEDNLELLRSEMKAYGLI
- a CDS encoding ABC transporter ATP-binding protein translates to MILALEKISKNFGGLAALSNISFHVNKSEILGVIGPNGAGKTTLFNLITGVLPPSEGQIVYRDKAIVGLKPHKIAKLGISRTFQNIRLFGQMTALENVMVGAHCRTHAGLWQGLWQTRTQQQEEKTIKGQARTLLELTGIGDQADTLAGALSYGKQRRLEIARALASDPELLLLDEPAAGMNESETDDLRLLIAQIQQLGKAVILIEHDMHLMMNVCERFVVLNFGRKIAEGSPASIQENPQVIEAYLGKEDMGDA
- a CDS encoding branched-chain amino acid ABC transporter permease encodes the protein MDTLLNPYYLQILMFVLINAMLGISIYLTLATGQLSLGNAGFMSVGAYTSALLTLKLGLPVYLAIPAGGLAACLMAAVIGIPATRLQGIYLAIATLGFGEVVRVIILNLKLTNGALGLAGIPSLGVLIGKQLSALGYSQGLAGFSLQQLSNLSVIAILAAILAFIVFFAVRLRTSRIGRAFAAIKADEHAAEVSGVNTTNYKLLAFFLGAFVAGIAGGLAAHITFYIGPKDFSYHRAVEILLFAVFGGSNVVWGPLLGSVILTTLPEVLRSAADYRAMIYGGILVVMMIFRPQGLISEETIRYWQSRLKSSTTNEQPEPTRRSAG
- a CDS encoding 4-hydroxy-tetrahydrodipicolinate reductase; amino-acid sequence: MGKIRIGIFGFGKTGKVVANEFLQDSLFTLVWVVRKGDTDHQKYASRLLGHEFDAGEIFSADDIDDSFFRERPVDALVDFSDSTGVYLYAKAAQAGIPIISAISQYEQEELEILKSYAEFAPVLYSPNITLGINVLMVAAQILQKIAPHADIEIVEEHFKGKKEVSGTAKRIANVLSLNVEEHLNSIRVGGIVGRHEIIFGMPNQTIRLSHESISRAAFGQGAIFAVNFLIGKSPGMYTMETIIAEMFRQNIPVY
- a CDS encoding branched-chain amino acid ABC transporter permease translates to MFLQQVVNGLTLGSTYAVIALGYTLIFGVLNIVNMAHGEIFMIGAFVGLMLVTKFNFGIVGALAGAMIIGAVLGYLLERVALRPLRRKEVSHLAPLISTIGVSIFLESVALKVFGPQAQSFPTMYAGQLLDLGIFKISFIQLIILAISFGLMFVLRFWLAKTKAGKSIRATAENIETAGLLGVDTRRVIVMTVMLASGLGAVAGVLVGLAFNAVEPTMGITMGFKGLAVLILGGLGNITGAMVGGLLLGIAEVFSVAYGDSSYRDAVAFGLIMILLFVRPQGLFGGSTPQGGR
- a CDS encoding ABC transporter substrate-binding protein translates to MFNVRSSIKKWSSATLALVFAASVTGCGGSQPAAPASPEAGAPAKIGVVSYLTGGGAAYGEAIKQGLELARDEINTQGKVKIELIFEDSKGDKNEAINATNKLIHKDNVIGIIGPTLSGEMFAVGPIATQAGVSIMGTSTTAEGITDIGDYVFRNALPESLAIPHAVKKAQEKLGLKKVAVMYSNNNDWAVSGFKTFEQAIKDNGLETVAVETFADKDTDFSAQLTKIATLKPDAIMIAGLYQEAALILKKAREVGITVPIVGNNGFNSPQLIKAGGAAAEGVVVASPWFPGKNDEKVKQFVAAYQAKYNKEPDQFAAQAYDALYIMAAGLEKAGTTTDRKKLRDSLANVKDFPGVTGKFAFDAKRNPAMDVTILVVKDGQFTELK